The following proteins are co-located in the Candidatus Methylomirabilota bacterium genome:
- a CDS encoding ABC transporter ATP-binding protein, with protein MLEVRDLSVAYGDLRVLWGIGFTVRQGELVALIGPNGSGKSTTLKAIAGLIDVEEGTITLDGISLLGEPPYRRIRRGLCLVPEGRGLFPAMTVEENLELGGFAVPPPEGLARAVERIYALFPILAERRRQLAGALSGGEQQMLAIGMGLVSRPRLLVLDEPSLGLAPLVVDRLYETIARLRREGLTILLVEQQVFLTLELADRAYVMETGRIRQEGSGRALLADPHVQAAYLGVASPAG; from the coding sequence ATGCTCGAGGTCCGCGATCTCTCGGTGGCCTATGGCGATTTGAGGGTGCTGTGGGGCATCGGCTTCACGGTCCGCCAGGGCGAGCTGGTCGCGCTCATCGGTCCCAACGGAAGCGGCAAGAGCACCACGCTCAAGGCGATCGCCGGGCTCATCGACGTCGAGGAGGGGACGATCACCCTGGACGGGATCTCGCTCCTCGGCGAGCCGCCCTACAGGCGGATCCGCCGGGGGCTCTGCCTCGTGCCCGAAGGGCGCGGCCTCTTCCCGGCGATGACCGTCGAGGAAAATCTGGAGCTGGGGGGCTTCGCGGTCCCGCCGCCGGAGGGGCTGGCGCGCGCGGTCGAGCGGATCTACGCCCTCTTCCCGATCCTCGCCGAACGGCGGCGTCAGCTCGCCGGCGCGCTCTCGGGGGGCGAGCAGCAGATGCTGGCCATCGGGATGGGGCTCGTCTCCCGCCCGCGGCTCCTCGTCCTGGACGAGCCCTCGCTCGGCCTCGCCCCCCTCGTGGTGGACCGTCTCTACGAGACGATCGCGCGGCTCCGGCGAGAGGGGTTGACCATCCTCCTGGTGGAGCAGCAAGTCTTCCTGACCCTCGAGCTCGCCGACCGCGCCTACGTCATGGAGACCGGCCGCATCCGGCAAGAGGGCAGCGGACGCGCGCTGCTGGCCGATCCGCACGTGCAAGCGGCGTATCTCGGCGTGGCGTCGCCGGCGGGATGA
- a CDS encoding branched-chain amino acid ABC transporter permease: protein MTLQTLLDLVLGGVSLGGIYALVAFTLSLSLATTHVLNVAHGTFMVLGAALATLLFRMTPVGWPVAVLVLLAAFALLGLFFEVAFVRPFAAKSPDQILVGSILVTFGFALAVEALLGYYWARLVDPQPSFSLTFPRARVTLLGVVFSGTRVTILVVAAAAIAAFHLFLRRTPLGRAVRALSQNYAGAVILGVNPRLVSLTIYLTGITATAAAGALLALAIPLEPYSGLRLTLVAMTIVVIGGVGSLPGALLGGGLLGMAEVLTAYVLGSVWSPVVSLLVFFTVLVVRPEGLWGRRAA, encoded by the coding sequence ATGACCCTCCAGACGCTGCTCGATCTCGTCCTCGGCGGGGTCTCGCTGGGGGGCATCTACGCCCTGGTCGCCTTCACGCTCTCGCTCTCGCTGGCCACCACGCACGTCCTGAACGTCGCCCACGGCACCTTCATGGTCCTGGGGGCGGCGCTGGCCACGCTCCTCTTCCGGATGACGCCGGTGGGCTGGCCGGTGGCGGTGCTGGTCCTGCTGGCCGCCTTCGCGTTGCTCGGCCTCTTCTTCGAAGTGGCGTTCGTGCGGCCGTTCGCCGCCAAGTCCCCGGACCAGATCCTGGTCGGGTCGATCTTGGTGACCTTCGGCTTCGCGCTCGCCGTGGAGGCGCTACTCGGGTACTACTGGGCGCGCCTGGTCGATCCCCAGCCGTCCTTCTCGCTGACCTTCCCCCGGGCTCGCGTCACCCTGCTCGGCGTCGTGTTCTCAGGTACGCGTGTGACTATCCTCGTCGTCGCGGCCGCAGCCATCGCCGCGTTCCATCTCTTCTTGAGGCGGACGCCCCTCGGCCGCGCGGTGCGCGCGCTGTCCCAGAACTACGCGGGCGCCGTGATCCTCGGCGTGAATCCGCGGCTGGTGTCCCTTACGATCTACCTCACCGGGATCACGGCCACGGCCGCCGCCGGCGCGCTGCTGGCGCTGGCCATTCCCCTCGAGCCGTATTCCGGGCTGCGCCTCACGCTGGTGGCCATGACGATCGTCGTGATCGGCGGCGTAGGAAGTCTCCCCGGCGCCCTCCTCGGCGGCGGCCTGCTCGGGATGGCGGAGGTGCTCACGGCCTACGTCCTCGGCTCGGTCTGGTCGCCGGTGGTCTCGCTCCTCGTCTTCTTCACCGTTCTGGTCGTGCGCCCGGAGGGCCTGTGGGGCCGGCGCGCGGCGTGA
- a CDS encoding branched-chain amino acid ABC transporter permease yields MGPARGVMRVAGGLAVAVSLLIPLVGTRDLVTATFFTGLYIILALNYDILGGFLGYMTLGQGAFFGVAAYVTVLLLNSARLDALGRADMLVAVLVAVAATALMAFGFAYPLFRLSGAYFAIATFAMVLLIRHFILNLPDLTGGSYGVYVNPRHYLSLTVAYYLGLGLLLASAGLNHAIAGSRLGLAVAAIRESELAASTIGLDLFRVKRRVLVLSAIPSALAGAVFGLQAGYIDVDAALGVDKTLLPVIMALMGGSGRVAGPVVGGLVVRGIDVILKNYLHLTVPALAIYGLILLTIGLLMPEGVLNVAVRRRRLAARSV; encoded by the coding sequence GTGGGGCCGGCGCGCGGCGTGATGCGCGTGGCCGGGGGGCTGGCGGTGGCGGTGTCCCTCCTGATCCCGCTCGTCGGCACGCGGGACCTCGTCACGGCGACCTTCTTCACCGGCCTCTACATCATTCTGGCCCTCAACTACGACATCCTGGGGGGCTTCCTCGGCTACATGACCCTCGGCCAGGGCGCGTTCTTCGGCGTGGCGGCCTACGTCACGGTGCTTCTGCTCAACAGCGCGCGGCTCGACGCCCTCGGGCGCGCGGACATGCTCGTCGCCGTCCTGGTGGCGGTGGCCGCCACCGCGCTCATGGCCTTCGGCTTCGCCTATCCGCTCTTCCGCCTGAGCGGCGCCTACTTCGCCATCGCCACCTTCGCGATGGTGCTCTTGATCCGGCACTTCATCCTCAACCTCCCGGATCTCACGGGCGGCTCCTACGGCGTCTACGTCAACCCGCGCCACTACCTGAGCCTGACCGTCGCCTATTACCTGGGCCTCGGGCTCCTCCTCGCCTCGGCCGGGCTCAACCACGCCATCGCCGGGAGCCGCCTCGGCCTCGCCGTCGCCGCCATCCGCGAGAGCGAGCTGGCGGCGTCCACGATCGGTCTCGACCTCTTCCGCGTGAAGCGGCGCGTGCTGGTCCTCAGCGCGATCCCCTCGGCCCTGGCCGGCGCCGTCTTCGGGCTGCAGGCCGGCTACATCGACGTCGACGCGGCGCTGGGCGTGGACAAAACGCTGCTGCCGGTGATCATGGCGCTGATGGGAGGAAGCGGTCGGGTGGCGGGCCCGGTAGTCGGTGGGCTCGTGGTCCGCGGGATCGACGTGATTCTAAAAAATTATCTCCATCTCACCGTGCCCGCACTGGCGATCTACGGCCTCATCCTGCTCACCATCGGGCTCCTGATGCCCGAGGGCGTGCTCAACGTCGCCGTCCGGCGACGCCGGCTGGCCGCGCGCTCTGTCTAA